The Deltaproteobacteria bacterium genome contains a region encoding:
- the mftA gene encoding mycofactocin precursor MftA (Mycofactocin is a small molecule electron carrier derived from the final two amino acids, Val-Tyr, of MftA, the mycofactocin precursor. It plays a role in redox homeostasis and the metabolism of alcohols and aldehydes in Actinobacteria, including Mycobacterium tuberculosis.), with translation MAEPIISDLAQRTRVSKSNQNNESEDQKDNQTGRKEKDLFATEQIEIEEMAIDGICGVY, from the coding sequence ATGGCAGAGCCGATTATCTCTGACCTGGCCCAAAGGACCAGGGTTTCTAAGTCCAACCAAAATAATGAGAGTGAGGACCAGAAAGACAATCAGACTGGCCGGAAAGAAAAAGACCTTTTTGCAACCGAACAGATCGAAATCGAAGAAATGGCCATAGATGGTATCTGTGGTGTCTATTGA